ACGGAGAAGACCCAGCAGCTGACCGTGCTGGTCAATTATGCAAGCGAGCGCGTGACGCTGCGCGGCGGCGCGCTGCCCGACGTGGTCGAGGACCCGGGCGTGACCGTCGATATCGTCGCCCGCACGGACGTGGCGCTTGGCGGCGTCCCGCTCGAGCTGTCGTTCGAGGCACGCAACATCCTCGGCCGCGACAATTTCGAGTTCCAGCAGCTCGGCGACAACCGGATCGAGATCAACACCTACGAAGTCGGCACGAGCTTCTCGTTCGGAGTGAAAGCGGAATTCTGACCAACTGGCCCTCTCCAGTACCCTCGAGGCCGCTTCCTTCGGGGAGCGGCCTTTTTTTGCCGGTCAGTTCAGGTCGAAGACGTAGCCCATCGATCGAACTGTGCGCAGCGGGTTTCCTCCGCCTGCCGCCTTGATCGCGCGGCGCAAGCGGCCGATCCAAACATCGACCGTGCGCTCGTCGATTGGCGCGTCGCCTTTGCCCAGCCCTGCGATCAGGTCTTCGCGCGAAAGCACCTGGTTGGGGTTCTCCGCGAAGTATCGCAGCAGGCGGAACTCGTTGGGACGAAGCTGCACCGGCTTTTCGTTCCAGCGCGCCTGCAGCGCCGCAAGATCGATCACCAGATCGCCCGCCTCGATGCGTTGCGTCGCGCCGCGATCGACATTGTTCGATTGCACTGCGAGCACCCGGTCAAGCACTGCGGTACGATCGAGCGGGCCGATCATGTAATCATCCGCCCCTGCCTTCAGCGCACGGCGGCGGTCCTCGATATCGTCTTCCTCGAGCACCATGGTGATATGCGCTTCCCCGGTGCGCTCATCCGCGCGCAGTCGGCGACACATTTCGAGGCCCGCAAGATCATCCATCACCCAGTCGACAAAGATCCAGGTCGGGCCGTCGACGAGCCGCTTGGGGCCGTCCGCGCCGAGCCGGTCGAACACGAAGCGGCGTTCGTCGTGAACGAAATCCTCCAGCGTGTTTCCCAGTTCGTCGGTGAGGAAAATGTTGATCACGTCCATCAGCGCCCCGTCGGATTGCCAAACCGGAGTGACTCACGGCTGTGACGGGTTCGTGACGGGTTCCTGTCAATTCCAACACGGTTGTCACATTCAGCCTAATTCCTTCAGGAAATTACCGAAACCTTGTCCATGACCGGGGCGGGCATACCGATCCCGGTCAGTCGTTTCGGGCGATAGGGGTCTTCGATTGCGGCGAGTTCCTCGTCCGAAAGCTCGATGTCGAGTGCGGCAACCGCAGCGTCGATATGATGCGGCTTGGTCGCGCCGATGATCGGAGCCGTCACAGCACGCCGTGTGAAGTGCCAAGCGAGGCCAAGGCTGGCCATGGCATCGCCGCGCTTTTCGGCGAGGTCGGCCAGCGCCGTGATGATCGCATTATCGGCCTCGTCCTCCTGATAGAGCATCTTGCCGACGCCATCGGTCTCGCTACGCACCGTTTCCTCGCCGAGCGGCCTTGCAAGCTTGCCGCGCGCAAGCGGGCTCCACGGGATCACGCCTACACCCTCGTCCTCGCACAGTGGCAGCATCTCGCGCTCCTCCTCGCGATAAAGCAGGTTCAATTGGTTCTGCATCGAGATGAAGGGCGTCCACCCGTTCGCCCGCGCCGTTTCCTGCGCCTTCGCGAATTGCCACGCATACATCGACGATGCGCCGATATAGCGTGCCTTGCCCGCCTTCACGATGTCGTGCAGCGCCTCCATCGTTTCCTCGATCGGCGTCTCGTCGTCCCAGCGGTGGATCTGGTAGAGGTCGACGTAATCCATGCCGAGCCGCGAAAGGCTATCATCGACCGCCTGCATCAGGCTTTTGCGAGAATTTCCGCCCGCATTGGGAGCCTGTCGCCAGGGGAAATAGGCCTTGGTCGCGACCACGATCTCGTCGCGCCGCGCCATCTCTCCGAGCAGCTTGCCGGTGATTTCCTCCGAGGTGCCGCCCGAATAGACATTCGCGGTGTCGAAGAAATTGATCCCGCTCTCAAGCGCCTTCTTGAAGAACGGCCGGCTTTCCTCCTCGCCGAGCAGCCAGTCGCCATGCCAGCCCTTGGTCGTGTCGCCATAGCTCATGCAGCCGAGGCAGAGCCGCGAGACCATGAGGCCGGTATTGCCGAGGCGGGTGAATTTCATTTTGTGTCTCCGGGCTTGCGGATCATTTCCTACGAAACTGACAAAGTTGACAGGGTGTCAAGCGGCGTTTTCGCAATCAAGCCATTGTTTTGCATTGAATATTATCCGATTTACGAAGTTGACACTTCTCCAACTTGAAACGGCTCCTTGCTCGTTCATGGTGCAATCGAATTGGCACGAAAAGCCGCTTGTAGGAAAGCCGCTCCACCTTCAACTCAGCGTCAGCCCGCCATCGACCACAAGGGTCTGACCGATCATGTAGGCCGAAAGCGGCGAGGCAAGGAACAGCGCGGCGCCCGCCATGTCCTCGGGCGTGCCCATGCGACGAAGCGGGATCGAGCGTAGCGCGCCCTCGCGCCGTTCGGGGTGCTCGGTGGTGACGGTGGTGAGCTTGGTCGGGACGAGTCCCGGCGCGATGCCGTTCACGCGCACCCCGTCCCTCGCCCATGCTTCGCCCAGGGATTTTACGAGGCTCGCCGCCCCAGCCTTGGAGGCCCCGTAAGCGGGATTGCCAAGGGTCGATTTGAATGCGGCGACCGAGGAAACGACGATCATCGTGCCCGCGCGCTCCGCCAGTCCTGCGTGGAAGGCACGCGCGCAATCCATGACCGAATCGAGATTGACCTCGATCACCTCGTCCCAGCCCTCGCGCTCGAATTCCTTGCGGCCATAGCGCACCACGCCCTGGCTCTGGACCAGCACATCGACCGGGCCGATTTCTTTGGCCAACACGGCAGGGGCATCGCGGTCCCTTACATCGAGCCGGCGATAATCGAGCCCCGTGAAGTCGCTGTCTTCGGCTTCGAGATAATCGCCCGCATCGGGGCGCGTGCCGGTAACGATCACCTCGGCCCCGCGCGCGCGAAATCCCTGCGCGATCCCGTTGCCGATCCCTCCCGACCCGCCGATTACGAGGACACGCTTTCCGGTGAAGTCGAGTGGGTCGGTCATTGCCTGTTACTCCTCAGATCGAGCGGCTGACCACTTCCTTCATGATCTCGCTCGTGCCGCCGTAGATGCGCTGTACGCGTGCGTCGCGCCACAGCCGCGCGATGGCATATTCGTTCATATAGCCCGCGCCGCCATGCAGTTGGAGCGCGGCATCGACGCATTCCCATTGCATCTCTGTGTGCCACAGCTTGGCCGCGCTCGCTTCGTCGGTCGTGAGCTTGCCTTCGAGATGGCGCTTGATTGCCCAGTCGAGATGCGCCCAGCCGACTTGCAGCTTGGCCTTCAAATCGGCGAGCGTGAACTTGGTGTTCTGGAATTCGAAGACGGTGCGGCCGAAAGCCTTGCGATCCTTGGTGAAATTGACCGCTTCGTCGAAGGCGCGCTGTGCCCCGCCCTGCGCGGTGACGGCGATGGAAAGACGTTCCTGCGGCAGCTCTTCCATCAAGTGGATGAAGCCGCGCCCCTCGCCGCCGAGGATGTTGGTCTTGGGCACGCGCACGTCCTGGAAGAACAGCTCGGAAGTGTCGGCGGAATGCTGGCCGATCTTGTCGAGGTTGCGGCCCTTTTCGAAACCGGGCGTGCCGTCTTCGACCAGAACTAGGCTGGTGCCCTTCGCGCCTTGCGAGGGATCGGTCTTGGCGACGACGATCACCACATCGGCGTTCTGGCCGTTGGTTATGTACGTCTTCGAGCCGTTGATGACGAGGTGATTTCCATCCTCAATTGCCGTGGTTCGTATGCCCTGGAGGTCCGAGCCTGCGCCCGGCTCGGTCATCGCGATAGCGGTGATTATGTCGCCCGAGATCATGCCGGGCAGGTATTTCGCCTTCTGCTCCTCGCTGCCGAGGCGTTCGAAATAATTGACCGTGATGTCGTTCTGGAGCGTGAAGCCTGCCGAGGTGCCGAGATAGCTCAGCTCCTCTGCGATCACGCAATTGAACCCGAAATCGAGGCCCAGCCCGCCATTCTCTTCCTTCACGGTCGGGCACAGCATCCCCGCCTCTCCCAGCGCCTTCCACGCATCACGCGGGACGATCCCCTCTTCCTCGTGCTGGTCGATATAGGGTTCCATGTGCTCGGCGAGCACTTTGCGCACGGTATCACGGAACGCCTCGTGGTCTTCGTTATAGGCGGTGCGGTACGAGGTATCGAGCATTGTGAGTTGTCTCTCTCCAGGATCAGGTTGCGGGCTGCAACTGAACGCAGAGGGCGCGGTTTGTAAAGCGCGAAACCTGCAATAAACTCGCCTGCTCAGGCAGCGATCACCGAGCGCCAGAACGCCTGCACAGCAGGAGCGCGCGCGATGCGCTCCAGGATGAAGAGTATCGCATTCGCTCCCACCGCGAGCCAAGTCGCCGGATGACGCAACTTGCCGAGCCACAATGCCGCGCCAAGCGCCATCGCGATAATAATTGCCTGGCAAATGTAGACCGGAATGGTGAGCACGCTCGTAAGCTCCGGACTGAAGCCATGGATACCGATCCAGACGCCTTGAAGCCCCCTCCCCAGCGCCGGCATCATCAGGAGGAAAGCGGTCGATGCCATCCACCATGCGTGGTCTTCCATCGATTTTCGCTTCACGATCGCCATCACGATTGCGGCGATGAAGGCGGTAATCAGTACCACCTCGATCATCAGCACCTGAAAGAAAAACCACTCGGTGAACGGTCCGATCTCGCCCGCATTGTCGCGCGCGAAATTGGCGTAGACGATGTCTCGGTTGAGCTGGCCGACAGAAAGGAAGACCATGCCACCGGCAAGCAGAAGGCCTACCATGCCGAGAGTGCGGTGACGCTGCATGTCGCCACGAGCGAACAGCCAAGGCTGCGATATCAGAAAGAGATACCAAAGCGTCGCGTTCCAGTAATGGATATGCACCGCCCAGGTGTTCTCGGAGAAGTCACCCCAATAATCGACGAAGATGCCCGCCTGCATCACCAGCAGCGGGACGAGCATCCACTTCCATAGCGATTTGTAGCGTTCCACCATTCCCGCGCCCCTCTCCGCGCGGGTAGGGGATATAGCATACTATCCAACGAAGGCGCGCTCGATCACGAACTGCCCGGGCTTGTTGTTCGCGCCCTCTTCGAAACCGCGCGCTTCGAGGTCGGCGGCGTGGTCCTTGATCATCGCCATCGAGCCGCACAGCATCACGCGG
The Erythrobacter sp. THAF29 DNA segment above includes these coding regions:
- a CDS encoding response regulator transcription factor, which codes for MDVINIFLTDELGNTLEDFVHDERRFVFDRLGADGPKRLVDGPTWIFVDWVMDDLAGLEMCRRLRADERTGEAHITMVLEEDDIEDRRRALKAGADDYMIGPLDRTAVLDRVLAVQSNNVDRGATQRIEAGDLVIDLAALQARWNEKPVQLRPNEFRLLRYFAENPNQVLSREDLIAGLGKGDAPIDERTVDVWIGRLRRAIKAAGGGNPLRTVRSMGYVFDLN
- a CDS encoding aldo/keto reductase; amino-acid sequence: MKFTRLGNTGLMVSRLCLGCMSYGDTTKGWHGDWLLGEEESRPFFKKALESGINFFDTANVYSGGTSEEITGKLLGEMARRDEIVVATKAYFPWRQAPNAGGNSRKSLMQAVDDSLSRLGMDYVDLYQIHRWDDETPIEETMEALHDIVKAGKARYIGASSMYAWQFAKAQETARANGWTPFISMQNQLNLLYREEEREMLPLCEDEGVGVIPWSPLARGKLARPLGEETVRSETDGVGKMLYQEDEADNAIITALADLAEKRGDAMASLGLAWHFTRRAVTAPIIGATKPHHIDAAVAALDIELSDEELAAIEDPYRPKRLTGIGMPAPVMDKVSVIS
- a CDS encoding SDR family NAD(P)-dependent oxidoreductase, whose amino-acid sequence is MTDPLDFTGKRVLVIGGSGGIGNGIAQGFRARGAEVIVTGTRPDAGDYLEAEDSDFTGLDYRRLDVRDRDAPAVLAKEIGPVDVLVQSQGVVRYGRKEFEREGWDEVIEVNLDSVMDCARAFHAGLAERAGTMIVVSSVAAFKSTLGNPAYGASKAGAASLVKSLGEAWARDGVRVNGIAPGLVPTKLTTVTTEHPERREGALRSIPLRRMGTPEDMAGAALFLASPLSAYMIGQTLVVDGGLTLS
- a CDS encoding acyl-CoA dehydrogenase family protein, with protein sequence MLDTSYRTAYNEDHEAFRDTVRKVLAEHMEPYIDQHEEEGIVPRDAWKALGEAGMLCPTVKEENGGLGLDFGFNCVIAEELSYLGTSAGFTLQNDITVNYFERLGSEEQKAKYLPGMISGDIITAIAMTEPGAGSDLQGIRTTAIEDGNHLVINGSKTYITNGQNADVVIVVAKTDPSQGAKGTSLVLVEDGTPGFEKGRNLDKIGQHSADTSELFFQDVRVPKTNILGGEGRGFIHLMEELPQERLSIAVTAQGGAQRAFDEAVNFTKDRKAFGRTVFEFQNTKFTLADLKAKLQVGWAHLDWAIKRHLEGKLTTDEASAAKLWHTEMQWECVDAALQLHGGAGYMNEYAIARLWRDARVQRIYGGTSEIMKEVVSRSI